A part of Denitratisoma oestradiolicum genomic DNA contains:
- the nuoF gene encoding NADH-quinone oxidoreductase subunit NuoF, translating to MALIDAINPVLTTGWSKGDDGWRLKDYAAREGYAALRKIMAEKIPPAEVINQIKASVLRGRGGAGFPTGLKWSFMPGNFPGDKYVVCNSDEGEPGTFKDRDLMRYDPHSVIEGMIIAGYAMGAARGYNYIHGEIFEIYQRFEEALDEARAAGFLGQNILGSDFSFDLFAHHGFGAYICGEETGLLESLEGKKGQPRFKPPFPASYGLYGKPTTINNTETFAAVPFILRMGSENYLNLGKPNNGGTKLFSVSGHVNRPGNYEVPLGTPFAKLLEMAGGMRGGRKLKGVIPGGSSAPVLPAEIIMDLTMDYDAIAKAGSMLGSGAVIVMDETVCMVKALERLAYFYYEESCGQCTPCREGTGWMYKIIHRIENGQGRPGDLDLLASITPNIMGRTICALGDAAAMPVNGFLKHFLSEFEYHIENKQCLVPRDVQRAGSAFHRSSSTVPSC from the coding sequence ATGGCCCTGATCGACGCAATCAATCCCGTTCTGACCACCGGCTGGAGCAAGGGGGATGACGGCTGGCGCCTGAAGGACTACGCGGCCCGGGAAGGCTACGCCGCCCTGCGCAAGATCATGGCGGAAAAGATTCCTCCCGCCGAGGTGATCAACCAGATCAAGGCTTCCGTGCTGCGGGGTCGTGGCGGTGCCGGTTTCCCCACTGGCTTGAAGTGGAGCTTCATGCCTGGTAACTTCCCCGGCGACAAGTACGTGGTCTGCAACTCCGACGAGGGCGAGCCCGGTACCTTCAAGGACCGGGATCTGATGCGCTACGATCCCCACTCGGTGATCGAGGGCATGATCATCGCCGGTTACGCCATGGGCGCGGCCCGGGGCTACAACTACATCCACGGCGAGATTTTCGAGATCTACCAGCGCTTCGAGGAAGCCCTGGACGAGGCTCGCGCCGCCGGCTTCCTGGGGCAGAACATTCTCGGCTCCGATTTCAGCTTCGACCTCTTTGCCCATCACGGCTTCGGCGCCTATATCTGCGGCGAGGAAACGGGCCTGCTGGAATCCCTGGAGGGCAAGAAGGGCCAGCCCCGCTTCAAGCCGCCCTTCCCGGCGAGCTATGGCCTCTACGGCAAGCCCACCACCATCAACAACACCGAGACCTTCGCCGCCGTGCCCTTCATCCTGCGCATGGGCAGCGAGAACTATCTCAACCTGGGCAAGCCCAACAACGGCGGCACCAAGCTGTTCTCCGTCTCCGGTCATGTGAATCGCCCCGGCAACTACGAGGTGCCCCTGGGCACCCCCTTCGCCAAGCTGCTGGAAATGGCCGGCGGCATGCGCGGCGGACGCAAGCTGAAGGGGGTCATACCCGGCGGCTCTTCGGCGCCGGTGCTTCCCGCCGAGATCATCATGGACCTCACCATGGACTACGACGCCATCGCCAAGGCCGGTTCCATGCTGGGGTCCGGCGCCGTGATCGTGATGGACGAGACGGTCTGCATGGTCAAGGCGCTGGAGCGTCTGGCCTACTTCTACTACGAAGAGTCCTGCGGTCAATGCACTCCCTGTCGGGAGGGCACGGGCTGGATGTACAAGATCATCCATCGCATCGAGAACGGCCAGGGCCGCCCCGGCGATCTGGACCTTCTCGCCAGCATCACCCCCAACATCATGGGCCGTACCATCTGCGCCCTGGGCGACGCGGCGGCAATGCCGGTCAATGGTTTCCTCAAACATTTCCTTTCCGAGTTCGAGTATCACATCGAGAACAAGCAATGCCTCGTGCCCAGGGATGTGCAACGGGCCGGCAGTGCGTTCCATCGGAGTTCTTCCACGGTACCGTCATGCTAG